A genomic stretch from Clavelina lepadiformis chromosome 5, kaClaLepa1.1, whole genome shotgun sequence includes:
- the LOC143460232 gene encoding gem-associated protein 2-like has product MALPTGENLQVEHDHDYIPGASVFFQLDENEDLKDYTPCEGLPSNPQDYLKSVMLEAQQCPNVVVASVKPEATGKHSTPMTYKQTPLPGSQHAASKEWCKSRLRNFCKAREAYFRHMAQLKSINRQSKKRPKLPIYPLPAWDDEGNWRYLCLGNRKKPIHDETSEADVTIDQDSIQFANEKTESEDNENRKDQDVMAAMAASGVSNLPMNEDLSPEGEEDDGMIELSTLEDGYPPMLRILLRMEPKQVQSNLNYHVEWIRTYGFSNHQGRWIYALLTCLEKPLYPSVISTLRDLSRQCAALRASAEKLEESELNGLNLIICLIAQYFDQKDLQDEVF; this is encoded by the exons ATGGCATTGCCAACTGGCGAAAATCTTCAGGTTGAACATGATCACGATTACATACCAGGAGCAAGTGTCTTTTTTCAGCTTGATGAAAATGAGGATTTGAAAGACTACACACCATGTGAAGGCCTCCCAAGTAATCCACAAGATTATTTAAAAAGTGTGAT GCTTGAGGCACAGCAGTGTCCTAATGTTGTTGTGGCTTCAGTAAAGCCAGAAGCAACTGGTAAACATTCAACACCAATG ACTTACAAGCAGACGCCACTACCTGGCTCACAACATGCTGCATCTAAAGAATGGTGCAAAAGCAGGCTGAGAAACTTTTGCAAAGCACGAGAAGCTTATTTTAGACACATGGCTCAACTGAAGTCAATTAATAGGCAGTCCAAAAAACGACCAAAGCTACCGATATACCCACTG CCTGCTTGGGATGATGAAGGAAACTGGAGGTATCTTTGTTTAGGAAACAGGAAGAAACCAATCCACGATGAAACATCGGAGGCTGATGTTACTATCGATCAAG ATTCAATTCAATTTGCTAACGAAAAAACAGAAAGTGAAGACAATGAGAATAGAAAAGATCAAGATGTTATGGCTGCAATGGCTGCCAGTGGAGTCAGCAATCTTCCAATGAATGAGGACCTTTCTCCAGAAGGTGAAGAAGACGATGGGATGATTGAGTTATCCACGCTAGAG GACGGATATCCACCTATGCTCAGGATTTTGCTGCGCATGGAACCAAAGCAAGTTCAATCAAACTTAAATTATCACGTAGAATGGATAAGGACGTATGGCTTTTCCAATCACCAAGGAAG ATGGATATATGCTTTGCTAACTTGCCTTGAGAAGCCACTTTACCCTTCAGTAATATCAACCTTGCGGGATTTATCACGGCAGTGTGCTGCATTACGAGCATCTGCTGAA aaATTAGAAGAAAGCGAATTGAATGGGCTTAATTTAATTATCTGCCTAATTGCCCAATATTTTGACCAAAAAGATTTACAAGATGAGGTCTTTTGA
- the LOC143460231 gene encoding partitioning defective 6 homolog gamma-like — protein MIMSANARDASPFHNKLLQVKSKYLAEFRRFPVDVTRDSFEDFSHKLESIHHLTNFEFVITYTDPVHGDLLPINNEENFTKAKQSCMNSIMRVYVHRKDNLNLMNGFGQSTVRRRKGKKNVPKISFPEDFRPVSAIIDVDILPETLRRVRLHNHGIHKPLGFFIRDGVSLRMSDNGLEKVPGIFISRLVQGGLAEMTGLLAVNDEVLEVNGIEVSGKSLDQVTDMMVANSSNLIITVKPASMRNNVGSTRLQAGERFSAAPHPRHHHGYESDEDDDGDVVKDLSSTSSKAYSSDRSARSGDGAQQRKKFSPSSSPSRSSPKLNRPSDGRSKSHASPSYSSPGRRHDGAV, from the coding sequence ATGATTATGTCTGCAAACGCGAGAGATGCATCTCCATTTCATAATAAGCTGCTGCAAGTAAAGAGCAAATATTTGGCAGAATTTCGTAGATTTCCTGTTGATGTGACAAGGGATAGCTTTGAAGACTTTTCTCACAAGCTAGAATCAATCCatcatttgacaaattttgaatttgttaTCACATACACAGATCCTGTTCACGGGGATCTACTTCCAATTAACAATGAAGAAAACTTTACCAAAGCCAAACAATCCTGCATGAATAGCATTATGAGAGTGTATGTTCACAGAAAAGATAACTTAAATTTGATGAATGGTTTCGGCCAGTCCACTGTACGCCGcagaaaaggaaaaaagaaCGTACCCAAAATAAGTTTCCCAGAGGATTTTCGACCAGTATCTGCAATTATTGATGTTGATATATTGCCAGAAACATTACGTCGAGTTAGGTTGCATAATCATGGCATCCATAAGCCATTAGGGTTCTTTATTCGAGATGGCGTGAGTTTAAGGATGTCTGACAACGGCCTTGAAAAAGTCCCTGGAATCTTTATATCTCGTCTTGTCCAGGGAGGTTTAGCTGAAATGACAGGATTGCTTGCTGTCAATGATGAAGTTCTCGAAGTTAACGGAATTGAAGTCAGTGGAAAGTCACTTGATCAAGTTACGGATATGATGGTTGCAAACAGCTCAAATTTAATCATTACAGTAAAGCCAGCAAGCATGCGCAATAATGTTGGATCGACTCGCTTACAAGCAGGTGAAAGATTTTCTGCTGCACCCCATCCCAGACATCACCATGGTTATGAGTCTGATGAGGACGATGATGGTGACGTGGTTAAAGATTTATCGTCCACTTCATCAAAAGCATACTCCTCAGATCGCTCAGCTCGGAGTGGTGATGGTGCCCAGCAACGAAAGAAGTTTTCCCCAAGTTCTTCACCCAGCCGGAGTTCCCCTAAACTGAACAGGCCTTCAGACGGTAGGAGCAAGTCTCATGCTTCACCATCCTACTCATCCCCTGGGAGAAGACATGATGGGGCAGTTTGA